One genomic segment of Cottoperca gobio chromosome 21, fCotGob3.1, whole genome shotgun sequence includes these proteins:
- the rapgef4a gene encoding rap guanine nucleotide exchange factor 4 isoform X2, with product MESGCSGDRMPDKENISNNSFVPVSKHQNKKSFIESPAKSHLKCLSQVPSEKILRAGTILRNAILSRAPHMIRDRKYHLKTYRQCCVGTELVDWQMQQSSCIHSRIQAVGMWQVLLEEGVLNHVDQELSFQDKYLFYRFLDDEQEDAPLPGEEERKESQEELQDTLLLLSQIGPDAHMRMILRKHPSERTADDLEIIYEELLHIKALSHLSTTVKRELAGVLIFESHAKAGTVLFSQGEEGTSWYIILKGSVNVVIYGKGVVCTLHEGDDFGKLALVNDSPRAASIVLREDNCHFLRVDKEDFNRILRDVEANTVRLKEHGQDVLVLEKSLGCSRTSGHGASSSHYKYKVMLGTPEKILEHLLEMMRLDSKFTESDSALDDFVLMHCVFIPNSQLCPVLMAHYHAQASQGSEQEKLDYTLNNKRRVIRLVMQWAAVHGDHLQEEDVSVAFIEEFLMAVSNDAKSIPALRDQLTQLERSLKQNTDDARVSQKKHKVLLRQFSMGDEKLQKRQPIKSNDEILLKVYCCDHTYTTIRVPVAASVKEVIGAVADKLGSAEDLLLVNLSSAGEKAIFKPNDVSVFSTLSINGRLFACRRDQLDSLTPLPEQEGSSTGLLAGFELMSSKDVAYHMTSYDWELFHCVHELELIFHTFGRQNVKKTTVNLDLFLRRFNEIQFWVITEMCVCSQLSKRVQLLKKFIKIAAHCKEYKNLNAFFAIIMGLSNPAVCRLSQTWEKLPSKFKKFYGEFENFMDPSRNHRAYRLTVSKLEPPIIPFMPLLIKDMTFTHEGNKTFIDYLVNFEKMRMIANTVKILRLCRSQPFSPDSPLASKNHPEVRSYVRQLNVIDNQRTLTQLSQGLEPRRS from the exons ATGGAAAGCGGTTGTAGTGGGGACA GAATGCCGGACAAAGAGAACATAAGCAACAACTCATTTGTTCCTGTCTCCAAACATCAGAATAAG aagTCATTCATTGAAAGTCCAGCCAAATCCCACCTTAAATGCCTTTCTCAG GTCCCCTCTGAGAAGATCCTGAGGGCGGGGACGATTCTCCGTAACGCCATCCTCTCCAGGGCGCCTCACATgatcagagacaggaagtaccaTTTGAAGACGTACAG GCAGTGTTGCGTGGGGACAGAGTTGGTTGACTGGCAGATGCAGCAGAGCTCATGCATCCACTCTCGTATTCAGGCTGTGGGCATGTGGCAGGTGCTGCTGGAAGAAGGTGTTCTCAACCACG TGGACCAGGAGCTGAGCTTCCAGGACAAGTACCTTTTCTACCGCTTCCTGGATGACGAGCAGGAAGATGCTCCTTTACCCggcgaggaggagaggaaggagagtcaagaggagctgcaggacaCGCTGCTCCTCCTCTCGCAGATTGGACCTGACGCCCACATGAGGATGATTCTGAGGAAACA TCCGTCTGAACGAACAGCAGATGATTTGGAGATCATTTATGAAGAGCTGCTCCATATCAAGGCATTATCTCACCTATCCACAACT GTAAAGAGAGAACTGGCAGGAGTGCTGATCTTTGAGTCTCATGCAAAGGCAGGAACAGTGT tGTTCAGTCAGGGGGAGGAGGGCACGTCATGGTACATTATTTTGAAGGGCTCAGTCAACGTGGTCATCTATGGAAAA GGTGTTGTGTGCACTCTTCACGAGGGAGACGACTTTGGAAAGCTTGCTCTTGTCAATGACTCTCCGCGCGCTGCCTCCATTGTCCTGCGTGAGGACAACTGTCACTTCCTGAGAGTCGACAAGGAGGACTTCAACAGGATTTTGAGG GACGTGGAGGCAAACACGGTGCGTCTGAAGGAGCACGGTCAGGATGTTCTGGTGTTAGAGAAGAGTCTCGGCTGCAGTCGAACCTCCGGCCACGGAGCCTCGTCCTCccattacaa ATACAAGGTAATGTTGGGGACTCCGGAGAAGATTTTGGAGCACCTCCTCGAAATGATGCGATTGGATTCTAAATTCACAGAGTCAG aCTCGGCCTTAGATGACTTTGTGCTCATGCACTGTGTCTTCATCCCTAACAGTCAGCTATGTCCGGTGTTGATGGCCCA CTACCATGCTCAGGCCTCGCAGGGCTCTGAACAGGAGAAGCTGGACTACACACTTAACAACAAGCGCAGGGTGATCCGCCTGGTGATGCAGTGGGCTGCTGTACACGGAGAtcacctgcaggaggaggacgTCTCTGTGGCCTTCATAGAG gaGTTTCTCATGGCGGTGTCTAATGATGCAAAGTCGATCCCAGCGCTCAGGGATCAACTAACACAACTGGAGAGAAGTTTAAAGCAAAA CACTGACGATGCCAGAGTCTCACAGAAAAAG CACAAAGTCCTACTGCGGCAGTTCAGTATGGGAGATGAGAAGCTTCAGAAACGTCAGCCCATCAAGAGTAATGATGAAA TTCTGCTCAAAGTCTACTGCTGTGACCACACCTACACAACGATCCGTGTCCCTGTGGCCGCCTCAGTCAAGGAGGTCATCGGTGCTGTGGCCGACAAGCTGGGGTCGGCTGAGGACCTGCTCCTGGTCAACCTCAGTTCGGCAGGAG AGAAAGCCATCTTCAAGCCCAATGATGTTTCAGTGTTCTCCACTCTCAGCATAAATGGTCGGCTGTTTGCCTGCCGGAGGGATCAGTTGGATTCTTTG ACCCCTTTACCCGAGCAGGAGGGTTCCTCTACAGGGCTGTTGGCTGGTTTTGAGTTAATGAGCTCTAAGGATGTAGCTTACCACATGACTTCCTATGATTGGGAGCTTTTTCACTGTGTACATGAG CTTGAACTCATCTTCCACACATTTGGAAGACAAAATGTTAAGAAAACCACCGTGAACCTGGACCTGTTCCTGAGGAGGTTTAATGAAATTCAGTTCTGGGTGAtcacagagatgtgtgtgtgttctcagctCAGCAAGAGGGTGCAGCTTCTCAAGAAGTTCATCAAGATTGCCGCCCA CTGCAAGGAGTACAAGAATCTGAATGCCTTCTTTGCGATCATTATGGGACTGAGTAACCCAGCAGTGTGCAGATTGAGTCAGACCTGGGAG aaaCTTCCCAGCAAATTTAAGAAGTTTTACGGGGAATTTGAAAACTTTATG GACCCGTCCAGGAACCACCGGGCGTACCGACTGACGGTTTCCAAGCTGGAGCCTCCCATCATTCCCTTCATGCCGCTGCTGATCAAAG ACATGACATTCACTCATGAGGGCAACAAGACGTTTATCGACTATTTGGTCAATTTTGAGAAAATG CGGATGATCGCTAACACAGTGAAGATATTGAGACTCTGTAGGAGCCAACCTTTCA GTCCAGATTCACCTCTGGCCAGCAAGAACCACCCAGAAGTTCGCAGCTACGTACGTCAGCTCAACGTGATCGACAACCAAAGGACCCTAACTCAGCTCTCTCAAGGACTTGAGCCCCGCAGGTCTTGA
- the rapgef4a gene encoding rap guanine nucleotide exchange factor 4 isoform X1, producing the protein MESGCSGDRMPDKENISNNSFVPVSKHQNKKSFIESPAKSHLKCLSQVPSEKILRAGTILRNAILSRAPHMIRDRKYHLKTYRQCCVGTELVDWQMQQSSCIHSRIQAVGMWQVLLEEGVLNHVDQELSFQDKYLFYRFLDDEQEDAPLPGEEERKESQEELQDTLLLLSQIGPDAHMRMILRKHPSERTADDLEIIYEELLHIKALSHLSTTVKRELAGVLIFESHAKAGTVLFSQGEEGTSWYIILKGSVNVVIYGKGVVCTLHEGDDFGKLALVNDSPRAASIVLREDNCHFLRVDKEDFNRILRDVEANTVRLKEHGQDVLVLEKSLGCSRTSGHGASSSHYKYKVMLGTPEKILEHLLEMMRLDSKFTESDSALDDFVLMHCVFIPNSQLCPVLMAHYHAQASQGSEQEKLDYTLNNKRRVIRLVMQWAAVHGDHLQEEDVSVAFIEEFLMAVSNDAKSIPALRDQLTQLERSLKQNTDDARVSQKKHKVLLRQFSMGDEKLQKRQPIKSNDEILLKVYCCDHTYTTIRVPVAASVKEVIGAVADKLGSAEDLLLVNLSSAGEKAIFKPNDVSVFSTLSINGRLFACRRDQLDSLLSKRVQLLKKFIKIAAHCKEYKNLNAFFAIIMGLSNPAVCRLSQTWEKLPSKFKKFYGEFENFMDPSRNHRAYRLTVSKLEPPIIPFMPLLIKDMTFTHEGNKTFIDYLVNFEKMRMIANTVKILRLCRSQPFSPDSPLASKNHPEVRSYVRQLNVIDNQRTLTQLSQGLEPRRS; encoded by the exons ATGGAAAGCGGTTGTAGTGGGGACA GAATGCCGGACAAAGAGAACATAAGCAACAACTCATTTGTTCCTGTCTCCAAACATCAGAATAAG aagTCATTCATTGAAAGTCCAGCCAAATCCCACCTTAAATGCCTTTCTCAG GTCCCCTCTGAGAAGATCCTGAGGGCGGGGACGATTCTCCGTAACGCCATCCTCTCCAGGGCGCCTCACATgatcagagacaggaagtaccaTTTGAAGACGTACAG GCAGTGTTGCGTGGGGACAGAGTTGGTTGACTGGCAGATGCAGCAGAGCTCATGCATCCACTCTCGTATTCAGGCTGTGGGCATGTGGCAGGTGCTGCTGGAAGAAGGTGTTCTCAACCACG TGGACCAGGAGCTGAGCTTCCAGGACAAGTACCTTTTCTACCGCTTCCTGGATGACGAGCAGGAAGATGCTCCTTTACCCggcgaggaggagaggaaggagagtcaagaggagctgcaggacaCGCTGCTCCTCCTCTCGCAGATTGGACCTGACGCCCACATGAGGATGATTCTGAGGAAACA TCCGTCTGAACGAACAGCAGATGATTTGGAGATCATTTATGAAGAGCTGCTCCATATCAAGGCATTATCTCACCTATCCACAACT GTAAAGAGAGAACTGGCAGGAGTGCTGATCTTTGAGTCTCATGCAAAGGCAGGAACAGTGT tGTTCAGTCAGGGGGAGGAGGGCACGTCATGGTACATTATTTTGAAGGGCTCAGTCAACGTGGTCATCTATGGAAAA GGTGTTGTGTGCACTCTTCACGAGGGAGACGACTTTGGAAAGCTTGCTCTTGTCAATGACTCTCCGCGCGCTGCCTCCATTGTCCTGCGTGAGGACAACTGTCACTTCCTGAGAGTCGACAAGGAGGACTTCAACAGGATTTTGAGG GACGTGGAGGCAAACACGGTGCGTCTGAAGGAGCACGGTCAGGATGTTCTGGTGTTAGAGAAGAGTCTCGGCTGCAGTCGAACCTCCGGCCACGGAGCCTCGTCCTCccattacaa ATACAAGGTAATGTTGGGGACTCCGGAGAAGATTTTGGAGCACCTCCTCGAAATGATGCGATTGGATTCTAAATTCACAGAGTCAG aCTCGGCCTTAGATGACTTTGTGCTCATGCACTGTGTCTTCATCCCTAACAGTCAGCTATGTCCGGTGTTGATGGCCCA CTACCATGCTCAGGCCTCGCAGGGCTCTGAACAGGAGAAGCTGGACTACACACTTAACAACAAGCGCAGGGTGATCCGCCTGGTGATGCAGTGGGCTGCTGTACACGGAGAtcacctgcaggaggaggacgTCTCTGTGGCCTTCATAGAG gaGTTTCTCATGGCGGTGTCTAATGATGCAAAGTCGATCCCAGCGCTCAGGGATCAACTAACACAACTGGAGAGAAGTTTAAAGCAAAA CACTGACGATGCCAGAGTCTCACAGAAAAAG CACAAAGTCCTACTGCGGCAGTTCAGTATGGGAGATGAGAAGCTTCAGAAACGTCAGCCCATCAAGAGTAATGATGAAA TTCTGCTCAAAGTCTACTGCTGTGACCACACCTACACAACGATCCGTGTCCCTGTGGCCGCCTCAGTCAAGGAGGTCATCGGTGCTGTGGCCGACAAGCTGGGGTCGGCTGAGGACCTGCTCCTGGTCAACCTCAGTTCGGCAGGAG AGAAAGCCATCTTCAAGCCCAATGATGTTTCAGTGTTCTCCACTCTCAGCATAAATGGTCGGCTGTTTGCCTGCCGGAGGGATCAGTTGGATTCTTTG ctCAGCAAGAGGGTGCAGCTTCTCAAGAAGTTCATCAAGATTGCCGCCCA CTGCAAGGAGTACAAGAATCTGAATGCCTTCTTTGCGATCATTATGGGACTGAGTAACCCAGCAGTGTGCAGATTGAGTCAGACCTGGGAG aaaCTTCCCAGCAAATTTAAGAAGTTTTACGGGGAATTTGAAAACTTTATG GACCCGTCCAGGAACCACCGGGCGTACCGACTGACGGTTTCCAAGCTGGAGCCTCCCATCATTCCCTTCATGCCGCTGCTGATCAAAG ACATGACATTCACTCATGAGGGCAACAAGACGTTTATCGACTATTTGGTCAATTTTGAGAAAATG CGGATGATCGCTAACACAGTGAAGATATTGAGACTCTGTAGGAGCCAACCTTTCA GTCCAGATTCACCTCTGGCCAGCAAGAACCACCCAGAAGTTCGCAGCTACGTACGTCAGCTCAACGTGATCGACAACCAAAGGACCCTAACTCAGCTCTCTCAAGGACTTGAGCCCCGCAGGTCTTGA